A window of Actinomycetota bacterium genomic DNA:
CGGCGTAGGCGCAGGCGGCCTCCAGTGCCCGGAGCGAGTCGGTCCAAGCGGCTTCATCGTGGCGCGCCGCGGCGCCGTCCTCCCACAGGTTTGGGCCGGTGAGCACGTTGACCGTCGGCACACTGCGCCGCGCGGCCACGTCGATCGCCGACTTGGTGCGCTCGAGTCCGCCGACGGGGTCCGTGACCAGATCTTGCTGGCACGCGATGGCACACGCCGGTTCGACGAAGTCGTCGATGTGCGCCATGGTCCACTCGATGCTGTCGTAGCCCGCTCCGGTGATCGCCGCAGCGACCTCATCGGCCGGCATCGTGGCAAAGCCGATCTCGGCAAGGAACGCGATGGGGCGTCTCACGACATCGCCCCCGCATCGGTGAGCGCGGCCTCGAAGCGATCGACCATCTCCATGAGCTCGTCCCGCGTCGAGTTGACTGCCGGTTTGAGCTTGATCGTGTTACCGAGGTTGCCGAACACCGGGCCGGTGCGCCCTACCATCAGGCCTCGGTCGAGAGCGGCCTGGACGACCTCCGCGGCCTTCTCGAAGGCAGGCTCGCGGGTGGTCTCGTCCTCGACCAACTCGATGCCGATCATGAGGCCCTGCCCCCGCACGTCGCCGATGAAGCCGGAACGCTCCTGCAGGTCGCGAAGACGGTCGACGATGATCGCCCCCATCTCCTGAGCGTGTGCCGGCAGATCTTCCTCCTCCATCACCTCGATCATGGCGATGGCTGCAGCGCACGACACGGGATGACCGGACATCGTGAAGCCGTACTCCCATGCTGCCAGGTTGGCGTATTCGGGTGTTGCCAGGGTCGCGGACACGGGGAACCCGCCGCCGATGGCCTTGCCGAGCACGATCATGTCGGGCTCGATGTCGTAGTTCTCGCTCGCGAACATCGGGCCGCATCGGCAGAACGCGCCCTGAACCTCGTCCACGATCAACGGTACTTCTCGGTCTTTGCAGATCTCGGCAACCCGCTCCATATACCCGTCCGGAGCGGGAATCATGCCGCCGTTCGCCTGGAAGGTCTCGACGATCACGCCCGCGGGCTTGTGGGTGTGCGCCCGCTCCAGCGACCAGTCGATCAACTCGGCGCATGCCAGCCCGCAGCGTTCACGCTCGAGATTGAGCGGACAGCGGTAGCAGTAGTACTGCGGCACCCTGATCTGGCGTTTCAGGTAGCTGTCCAATCCCTTGTTGGAGCCCTCGTACATGCCCGGATACACGTAGCTCAACGGGATCGTCCCGAACGTCCTGCCGTGGAACGCCCCGTCGAGGCACACGAAATCGGTGCCTTCGGTCGTCCGCATCGCCATGTGCATGGCTCCCTCCACGGCCTCACCTCCCGAGAGGGCGTACAGCGTCTTCGAAAGGTCGCCCGGTGCCAGTGCCGCCAGCTTCTCGGCGAGCCGCGTTCGCGTCTCGGACTCCCACACCGGCGTCGTGTATTCCGTATTCCCGATCTGCTCCAGCACCGCCGCACGGATCTTCGGATGGTTGTATCCGAGGTTGACCACCCATTCACCGGAGATGGCATCGAGGTATTCTCTCCCGTCTGCAGCGGTAACCCACACACCCTGGGCCTTGGCGATGCCGATCGGCTCATCGCCCATGCTCTTGAGTACGTACCGCCGAGAGACCTCGCGGAGCTCTTCGTAGGATCCGTAGAACCGCAGCAGCGATTCCTCACCCATCGCTCGCTCCTCCGAGATACGCCGGCTTCGGCAGATCCCAATGCCCGACGTTGATGTTCTCCGTGTCGGCAGGATCCCGGCTGAGACGGAAGTCGATGAGGTATGGACCCCCGCTCGCCTGGGCCCTCCCGAGCGCCGCGTTCACCTGCTCCACTTCGGTGACCGTCTCGGCCTCGCACCCCATGGCCCGGGCGACTCCGGCGAAGTCGATCGGATTCGACGACCCGTCGGCCTTGACGAAGTCCACGGCCACCGGCCGCTCCTCACCGAACATGCCGCGCTGGAAGTCACGGATCGACACCCAACCGGCGTTGTTCAGACAGGCGATCACGACTGGTACGCCCAACTCGGCCGCAAGGTGCAGCTCCTGCACCGTCTGCAGCAGGTCACCGTCACCGGCGAGAGCGACGACGGGGTACTCGGGCTTCCCGAGCTTGGTGCCGATCGATGCCGGGAGCGTGTACCCCATTGTCGAGTAGCCGCCGGGCGACAACCACGGCTCGAACACCGGAAACTCCTGAAAGGCCTGGATCTGGGGATGACCGGCCGACGCGATCGCGATCGTCTCACGCGGCATGGCATCCCGGATCATGGCGAGGACCCGGCTCATCGACAGGGTGTCCTCACGCCAACGGGCACGAACCATCTTCCACCACTCCTCGGTACGCCCCTGCACCTCGGCGACGTAGTCTCCACGGTCAGCCCGCCCGCCCGCGAGGCTCTGCACCGCATCCAGCAGATCGGCAAGACCGGTCTTCGCATCACACACGATTCCGACCGCGACGGGGTAGTTCTTCCCGATTTCGTATGGATCGATGTCGAGGTGCACGAGTTTGGTCGGTGGTATGTTGAATGATTTGCCCGGAACATACGATGAGGCCGTCTGCTCGGCGAAGCGCGTTCCGACGGCAAGAATGACATCTGCTGCGGCGGTGAGCGCATTGCCACACGACGTGCCACACGCACCCGTGTGTTGGGCGCACAACGCGTGATCCTCCGGGAAGATGCCCTTGGACATCATCGTCGTCACGACCGGTGCCTGCAGGTACTCGGCAAGGGCTCGCAGTTCTGCCGCAGCATCGGCACGCACACATCCTCCGCCGGCGAGGATCACCGGCCTCTTGGAAGAGATGAGCAACCGGGCCGCCCGTTCGACTTCCTGAGGATCGGGCCGCACTCTGCCCGCAGGCCGCCGCTCCACCGGCAGCAGAGCCTCGGCCTCGACGGCAACCGACTGGACGTCCATGGGCATCTCGACGTGCACGGGGCCCGGCCGCCCGGTGAGCGCTTCATTGAAGGCCCTGGCGATGATCGACGGAACCCGGTCGCCACGATGGGCCACGAAGCTGCGTTTCACCACGGGACGCATCAGATTCGAGAAATCTGCATCGGCGTGCCGCTCGATCTCCTGCAACACCCCGGTGCCCTCCATGTAGGTCTGCGGACCACCGGTGACCGCCACCACCGGAATCGAATCGACGAACGATGTCGCCAACCCGACGATCGTGTTCACCGACCCCGGACCGATCGAGGTGACCGTGGCGAGCGGAGAGCCACTCGCCCGACAGTAGGCGTCGGCAATATGGGCAGCCGACTGCTCGTGTCTGGACTTCACCAG
This region includes:
- a CDS encoding aspartate aminotransferase family protein encodes the protein MGEESLLRFYGSYEELREVSRRYVLKSMGDEPIGIAKAQGVWVTAADGREYLDAISGEWVVNLGYNHPKIRAAVLEQIGNTEYTTPVWESETRTRLAEKLAALAPGDLSKTLYALSGGEAVEGAMHMAMRTTEGTDFVCLDGAFHGRTFGTIPLSYVYPGMYEGSNKGLDSYLKRQIRVPQYYCYRCPLNLERERCGLACAELIDWSLERAHTHKPAGVIVETFQANGGMIPAPDGYMERVAEICKDREVPLIVDEVQGAFCRCGPMFASENYDIEPDMIVLGKAIGGGFPVSATLATPEYANLAAWEYGFTMSGHPVSCAAAIAMIEVMEEEDLPAHAQEMGAIIVDRLRDLQERSGFIGDVRGQGLMIGIELVEDETTREPAFEKAAEVVQAALDRGLMVGRTGPVFGNLGNTIKLKPAVNSTRDELMEMVDRFEAALTDAGAMS
- a CDS encoding thiamine pyrophosphate-binding protein, with product MPKTGGEIFADYLIAEGVPYVCGIPGHGNMSIFDALKDRGSDITLVKSRHEQSAAHIADAYCRASGSPLATVTSIGPGSVNTIVGLATSFVDSIPVVAVTGGPQTYMEGTGVLQEIERHADADFSNLMRPVVKRSFVAHRGDRVPSIIARAFNEALTGRPGPVHVEMPMDVQSVAVEAEALLPVERRPAGRVRPDPQEVERAARLLISSKRPVILAGGGCVRADAAAELRALAEYLQAPVVTTMMSKGIFPEDHALCAQHTGACGTSCGNALTAAADVILAVGTRFAEQTASSYVPGKSFNIPPTKLVHLDIDPYEIGKNYPVAVGIVCDAKTGLADLLDAVQSLAGGRADRGDYVAEVQGRTEEWWKMVRARWREDTLSMSRVLAMIRDAMPRETIAIASAGHPQIQAFQEFPVFEPWLSPGGYSTMGYTLPASIGTKLGKPEYPVVALAGDGDLLQTVQELHLAAELGVPVVIACLNNAGWVSIRDFQRGMFGEERPVAVDFVKADGSSNPIDFAGVARAMGCEAETVTEVEQVNAALGRAQASGGPYLIDFRLSRDPADTENINVGHWDLPKPAYLGGASDG